Proteins encoded together in one Mus musculus strain C57BL/6J chromosome 16, GRCm38.p6 C57BL/6J window:
- the LOC115488671 gene encoding uncharacterized protein LOC115488671: MPIQHRGYMLLCPYNTEVTRSYAHTTQRLHAPMPIQHRGYMLLCPYNTEVTRSYAHTTQRLHAPMPIQHRGYTLLCPYNTEVTCSYAHTTQRLHAPMPIQHRGYMLLCPYNTEVTRSYAHTTQRLHAPMPIQHRGYMLLCPYNTEVTCSYAHTTQRLHAPMPIQHRGYTLLCPYNTEVTRSYAHTTQRLHAPMPIQHRGYTLLCPYNTEVTCSYARTTQRLHAPMPIQHRGYMLLCPYNTEVTRSYAHTTQRLHAPMPIQHRGYMLLCPYNTEVTRSYAHTTQRLHAPMPIQHRGYMLLCPYLLKVNARHLNSGLVCLFMFLFSRQPWLSWNSPCRPGWP; this comes from the coding sequence ATGCCCATACAACACAGAGGTTACATGCTCCTATGCCCATACAACACAGAGGTTACACGCTCCTATGCCCATACAACACAGAGGTTACATGCTCCTATGCCCATACAACACAGAGGTTACATGCTCCTATGCCCATACAACACAGAGGTTACACGCTCCTATGCCCATACAACACAGAGGTTACACGCTCCTATGCCCATACAACACAGAGGTTACACGCTCCTATGCCCATACAACACAGAGGTTACATGCTCCTATGCCCATACAACACAGAGGTTACACGCTCCTATGCCCATACAACACAGAGGTTACATGCTCCTATGCCCATACAACACAGAGGTTACACGCTCCTATGCCCATACAACACAGAGGTTACACGCTCCTATGCCCATACAACACAGAGGTTACATGCTCCTATGCCCATACAACACAGAGGTTACATGCTCCTATGCCCATACAACACAGAGGTTACACGCTCCTATGCCCATACAACACAGAGGTTACACGCTCCTATGCCCATACAACACAGAGGTTACACGCTCCTATGCCCATACAACACAGAGGTTACACGCTCCTATGCCCATACAACACAGAGGTTACACGCTCCTATGCCCATACAACACAGAGGTTACATGCTCCTATGCCCGTACAACACAGAGGTTACACGCTCCTATGCCCATACAACACAGAGGTTACATGCTCCTATGCCCATACAACACAGAGGTTACACGCTCCTATGCCCATACAACACAGAGGTTACACGCTCCTATGCCCATACAACACAGAGGTTACATGCTCCTATGCCCATACAACACAGAGGTTACACGCTCCTATGCCCATACAACACAGAGGTTACATGCTCCTATGCCCATACAACACAGAGGTTACATGCTCCTATGCCCATACCTTCTTAAAGTAAATGCTaggcatttgaactcaggtcttgtttgtttgttcatgtttttgttttcaagacagccctggctgtcctggaactcaccctgtagaccaggttggccttaa